In Gaiella occulta, the following are encoded in one genomic region:
- a CDS encoding cupredoxin domain-containing protein, with amino-acid sequence MLLPAIRRSRRPLRSRLASEGGAGLVRVCGGYSPDVVYARAGDPIRITFLREETASCSERVVFPAFGKSAMLPYGTSVVVELPPSPPGTYEFTCAMNMLRGRLVVEERR; translated from the coding sequence ATGCTGCTCCCGGCGATCAGGCGCAGCCGACGACCGCTCAGGTCGCGGCTTGCCAGCGAGGGCGGGGCGGGGCTCGTGCGCGTGTGCGGCGGCTACAGCCCGGACGTCGTGTACGCGCGCGCCGGAGACCCGATCCGCATCACGTTCCTGCGCGAGGAGACGGCCTCGTGCTCGGAGCGGGTCGTGTTTCCGGCCTTCGGGAAGAGCGCGATGCTGCCCTACGGGACGAGCGTCGTGGTCGAGCTGCCGCCGAGCCCGCCCGGCACCTACGAGTTCACCTGCGCGATGAACATGCTCCGCGGCAGGCTCGTCGTCGAAGAGCGCCGATGA
- a CDS encoding glutathione S-transferase N-terminal domain-containing protein, whose amino-acid sequence MGLTLVTGAGCHLCEHGRETLGALGVSYREVDVLSAEAADLAAQGVPLAFLPVLADGTRVVAYGRLSQRRLRKELGL is encoded by the coding sequence ATGGGACTCACCCTCGTCACGGGAGCCGGCTGCCATCTCTGCGAGCACGGGCGCGAGACGCTCGGTGCGCTCGGCGTCTCCTACCGCGAGGTCGACGTTCTCTCTGCGGAGGCTGCAGACCTCGCCGCGCAGGGCGTCCCGCTGGCGTTCCTGCCCGTGCTCGCCGACGGCACGCGCGTCGTCGCGTACGGACGGCTCTCGCAAAGGCGGTTGCGCAAGGAGCTCGGGCTGTGA
- a CDS encoding methyltransferase family protein has product MDGYGYGLWVLVVVNSLIFVVFAASFFHPRSRRDWRVLGGFSAFVVALFTEMYGYPLTVYLLTGPLGGIVPGVGLSHNAGHLWADLIGWKGDPHVSPFHLASYVFVIGGFWLIAAAWRVLFAALKAETLATTGPYARLRHPQYAGFVLIMIGFLLQWPTLATLVMFPVLLLVYRRLAIREEAEVAARFDMEWERYRERTPRFVPRLQQPPSSPLPGKP; this is encoded by the coding sequence ATGGACGGCTACGGTTACGGGCTCTGGGTGCTGGTGGTCGTCAACTCGTTGATCTTCGTCGTCTTCGCGGCGAGCTTCTTCCACCCGCGCTCGCGGCGCGACTGGCGCGTGCTCGGCGGCTTCTCCGCCTTCGTCGTCGCACTCTTCACGGAGATGTACGGCTATCCGCTGACGGTCTACCTGCTCACGGGCCCGCTCGGTGGGATCGTCCCCGGCGTCGGCCTCTCCCACAACGCGGGGCACCTGTGGGCCGACCTGATCGGCTGGAAGGGCGATCCGCACGTGAGCCCGTTCCACCTCGCGAGCTACGTGTTCGTCATCGGCGGCTTCTGGCTGATCGCCGCCGCCTGGCGCGTGCTGTTCGCCGCTCTCAAGGCCGAGACGCTCGCGACGACCGGGCCGTACGCGCGCCTGCGCCATCCGCAGTACGCCGGATTCGTCCTGATCATGATCGGCTTCCTGCTGCAGTGGCCGACGCTTGCGACGCTCGTCATGTTCCCCGTCCTGCTCCTCGTCTACCGGCGCCTGGCGATACGCGAGGAAGCGGAGGTCGCCGCGCGCTTCGACATGGAGTGGGAGCGCTACCGTGAGCGGACGCCGCGGTTCGTCCCGCGCCTGCAGCAGCCGCCCTCGTCGCCGCTGCCCGGCAAGCCGTGA
- a CDS encoding metal-sensitive transcriptional regulator — protein sequence MSHGYAKDKDALIKRLHRIEGQVRGIERMVEGDRYCIDILTQIAAVRTALEHVGARLLEDHVNHCVAGAIRSGDDAAVAHKTTELLEAVQRFVKTR from the coding sequence GTGAGCCACGGCTACGCGAAGGACAAGGACGCGCTGATCAAGCGCCTGCACCGGATCGAGGGTCAGGTTCGCGGTATCGAGAGGATGGTCGAGGGCGACCGCTACTGCATCGACATCCTCACCCAGATCGCCGCGGTGAGGACCGCGCTCGAGCACGTGGGCGCCAGGCTGCTCGAGGACCACGTCAACCACTGCGTCGCCGGCGCGATCAGATCCGGCGACGACGCCGCCGTCGCGCACAAGACCACCGAGCTGCTCGAGGCCGTGCAGCGATTCGTGAAGACCCGGTAG
- a CDS encoding heavy metal translocating P-type ATPase — MRADAPASGHDHPGQRPPAVAAETTTLHVGGLYRASEKAVVERSLAARPGVLAVDANPVAQTATVRFDPRETTVAALRSWVEECGFHCAGQSVPGHVCDPLHEPSPQESPLERVHDHGGHGAPAAAAAGGDGGASERAAHAHGHGDGGHAGMSMAGMVREMRDRFLVAVALAVPIAVWSPMGESLFGSIPPTPLGMRTEVWQLLLSLLVVFYSSSIFFRGAYHALRARTLDMMVLVAVAIGTGWVYSVAATFWIEGEVFYEASAFLAAFVLLGHWFEMRARGGANDAIRALLDLAPPQAVVLRDGVELEIPTADVVVGDLLLIRPGAKVPVDAEVVEGESAVDESMVTGESLPVSKRPGEALIGATINKNGTLRAKATAVGADTALAQIVELVQEAQNSKAPAQRLADRAAFWLVLVALVGGAGTFLVWYLAAGVSVQRALVFAITVVVITCPDALGLATPTAIMVGTGLGAERGILFKNAVALERIASLDTVVLDKTGTLTRGQPEVVEVATADGVGEADVLRLVAAVERESEHPLAEAIVASATSRGIEIPRAVEFEAVPGHGAIARVDGRRVAVGNQRLLDRERVALDGLADRAGVLAEEGRTVVRVAVDGKAAGLIAIADAARDTAAEAVAALKEIGITPVMLTGDNEATARRIAAEVGIDEVLADVLPGDKAAKVAELQAAGRKVAMVGDGVNDAPALAQADVGIAIGAGTDVAIETADVVLMRSDPLDVATAVRIGRGTVHKMRQNLGWAIGYNSLALPIAAGIFGRWGLVLRPEVAAISMSGSSVVVAVNALALKRLRLPGHRAGEG; from the coding sequence ATGCGCGCGGATGCACCCGCGAGCGGGCACGACCACCCCGGGCAGCGGCCGCCCGCCGTAGCGGCCGAGACCACCACGCTCCACGTCGGGGGTCTCTACCGCGCGTCCGAGAAGGCGGTCGTCGAACGGTCGCTCGCTGCCCGGCCGGGCGTTCTCGCCGTCGACGCGAATCCGGTCGCCCAGACGGCGACGGTCAGGTTCGACCCGCGGGAGACCACGGTCGCGGCACTGCGCTCGTGGGTCGAGGAATGCGGCTTCCACTGCGCCGGTCAATCGGTTCCCGGCCACGTGTGCGACCCGCTGCACGAGCCCTCGCCACAGGAGTCTCCGCTCGAACGCGTCCACGACCACGGCGGGCACGGAGCGCCCGCCGCGGCGGCGGCGGGGGGCGACGGCGGAGCGAGCGAGCGAGCCGCCCACGCGCACGGGCACGGCGACGGCGGCCATGCCGGGATGTCGATGGCGGGAATGGTGCGCGAGATGCGCGACCGCTTCCTCGTCGCGGTCGCGCTCGCTGTCCCGATCGCCGTCTGGTCGCCGATGGGCGAGAGCCTGTTCGGCTCCATCCCCCCCACCCCGCTCGGAATGCGCACGGAGGTCTGGCAGCTCCTCCTCAGCCTGCTGGTCGTCTTCTACTCGTCCTCGATCTTCTTCCGCGGCGCCTACCACGCGCTGAGGGCGAGAACGCTCGACATGATGGTGCTCGTCGCCGTCGCGATCGGTACCGGCTGGGTCTACTCCGTCGCGGCCACGTTCTGGATCGAGGGCGAGGTCTTCTACGAGGCGTCCGCGTTCCTGGCGGCATTCGTCCTGCTCGGGCACTGGTTCGAGATGCGCGCCCGCGGCGGCGCGAACGACGCCATCCGCGCGCTGCTCGACCTGGCTCCGCCGCAGGCCGTCGTGCTGCGGGACGGTGTCGAGCTGGAGATCCCGACGGCGGACGTCGTCGTCGGCGACCTGCTGCTGATCCGGCCGGGAGCGAAGGTGCCGGTCGACGCGGAGGTGGTCGAGGGCGAGAGCGCCGTCGACGAGTCGATGGTCACGGGCGAGAGCCTGCCCGTCTCGAAGCGCCCGGGCGAGGCGCTGATCGGGGCGACGATCAACAAGAACGGGACGCTGCGGGCGAAGGCGACCGCCGTCGGGGCGGACACGGCGCTCGCGCAGATCGTCGAGCTCGTGCAGGAGGCGCAGAACTCGAAGGCGCCGGCACAGCGGCTCGCCGACCGTGCCGCCTTCTGGCTCGTGCTCGTCGCCCTCGTCGGCGGGGCCGGGACGTTCCTCGTCTGGTACCTGGCGGCGGGCGTCTCGGTGCAGCGGGCGCTCGTCTTCGCGATCACGGTCGTCGTGATCACCTGCCCGGACGCGCTCGGACTGGCGACGCCGACGGCGATCATGGTCGGTACCGGCCTCGGCGCCGAGCGCGGCATCCTGTTCAAGAACGCGGTCGCGCTCGAGCGGATCGCCTCGCTCGATACCGTCGTCCTCGACAAGACGGGGACGCTGACGAGGGGTCAGCCGGAGGTCGTCGAGGTCGCGACGGCTGACGGTGTCGGCGAGGCCGACGTGTTGCGACTCGTCGCCGCGGTCGAGCGCGAGAGCGAGCACCCGCTCGCCGAAGCGATCGTCGCGTCGGCGACGAGTCGCGGCATCGAGATACCTCGGGCCGTCGAGTTCGAGGCGGTGCCGGGACACGGCGCGATCGCGCGCGTCGACGGACGGCGTGTCGCGGTCGGCAACCAGAGGCTGCTCGACCGCGAGCGGGTCGCGCTCGACGGGCTCGCGGACAGGGCCGGGGTGCTCGCCGAAGAAGGACGCACCGTGGTGCGCGTCGCCGTCGACGGCAAGGCGGCGGGGCTGATCGCGATCGCGGACGCGGCCCGCGATACCGCAGCCGAGGCGGTCGCCGCCCTGAAGGAGATCGGCATCACGCCCGTCATGCTCACCGGCGACAACGAGGCCACGGCACGGCGCATCGCCGCCGAGGTCGGTATCGACGAGGTGCTCGCGGACGTGCTCCCCGGCGACAAGGCGGCGAAGGTGGCGGAGCTGCAGGCCGCCGGGCGCAAGGTCGCGATGGTCGGCGACGGCGTCAACGACGCCCCCGCCCTCGCGCAGGCCGACGTCGGCATCGCCATCGGCGCCGGCACGGATGTCGCGATCGAGACCGCCGACGTCGTGCTGATGCGCTCCGACCCGCTCGACGTCGCGACAGCGGTGCGGATCGGACGCGGCACCGTGCACAAGATGCGCCAGAACCTCGGCTGGGCGATCGGCTACAACTCGCTCGCGCTCCCGATCGCCGCAGGCATCTTCGGGCGCTGGGGCCTCGTGCTCCGTCCCGAGGTCGCCGCCATCTCGATGTCCGGCTCGAGCGTCGTCGTCGCCGTGAACGCGCTCGCGCTGAAACGGCTGCGGCTGCCGGGACACCGTGCCGGCGAAGGCTGA
- a CDS encoding heavy metal translocating P-type ATPase, translating to MTCASCAARIEKKLNRLEGVEATVNYATEEAAVSFDPERVDVDALIAAVEAAGYRAALPSDIAGGDDPTRLLRRRLQVAVILSVPLAVLAMVPPLQFGRWEWVALALSTPVVFWAGWPFHRAAFQNARHGVATMDTLISIGTLAAWLWSTVVLVGGLAADTYFEVGAVITALILLGRYLEARAKRRSGEAIRALLELGAKEARVLRDGEEVLVPIGELVVGDMFVVRPGEKIATDGVVVEGVSAVDQSMLTGEPVPVEVAPGSEVAGATINTSGRVVVEATKVGADTALAQIARLVAEAQAGKAPIQRLVDRVSSVFVPIVIGISLATLSGWLVFDGSVSAAFTAAVAVLIIACPCALGLATPTALMVGTGRGAQLGILIKGPEVLEQTRRITTIVLDKTGTVTEGKMWVADVVTAAGTDLRELLHLAGSAENASEHPIARAIAERAHTEIGRLASVESFTNRAGMGIEAVVDGHAVVVGRPATLESEWGLRFPPDLTAAREQAEARGQTVVAASWDGAVRGIFVIADRIKQSSADAVAELRQLGLTTVLLTGDNARTAAVVAAEVGVERVRADVLPSDKSAEVARLQQAGEVVAMVGDGVNDAPALAQADLGLAIGTGTDVAIEASDITLVSGDLRAAVDAIRLARRTLRTIKGNLFWAFAYNVAAIPLAVAGLLNPIVAAAAMAFSSIFVVTNSLRLRRFHSVREGT from the coding sequence ATGACGTGCGCCTCGTGCGCGGCGCGGATCGAGAAGAAGCTGAACAGGCTCGAAGGCGTCGAGGCGACCGTCAACTACGCGACCGAGGAGGCGGCCGTCTCCTTCGACCCGGAGCGCGTCGACGTGGACGCGCTGATCGCGGCCGTGGAGGCGGCCGGCTATCGCGCCGCGCTGCCGTCCGACATCGCCGGCGGCGACGACCCGACCCGGCTGCTGCGCCGGCGCCTGCAGGTCGCCGTGATCCTGAGCGTCCCGCTGGCGGTGCTGGCGATGGTCCCGCCGCTGCAGTTCGGCCGCTGGGAGTGGGTCGCGCTCGCGCTGTCCACGCCCGTCGTGTTCTGGGCGGGCTGGCCGTTCCACCGCGCGGCCTTCCAGAACGCACGGCACGGCGTGGCGACGATGGACACGCTGATCTCGATCGGCACGCTGGCGGCGTGGCTGTGGTCGACCGTCGTCCTCGTCGGCGGCCTCGCCGCGGACACCTACTTCGAGGTCGGCGCCGTGATCACGGCGCTGATCCTGCTCGGCCGCTACCTCGAGGCGCGCGCGAAGCGCCGCTCGGGCGAAGCGATCCGCGCCCTGCTCGAGCTCGGCGCGAAGGAGGCGCGCGTGCTCCGCGACGGCGAGGAGGTGCTCGTGCCGATCGGCGAGCTCGTCGTGGGGGACATGTTCGTGGTGCGGCCGGGCGAGAAGATCGCGACCGACGGCGTCGTCGTCGAGGGCGTCTCCGCCGTCGACCAGTCGATGCTGACGGGCGAGCCGGTGCCGGTCGAGGTTGCGCCCGGCTCCGAGGTCGCCGGCGCGACGATCAACACCTCGGGCCGTGTCGTCGTCGAGGCGACGAAGGTCGGGGCCGATACGGCGCTCGCGCAGATCGCCCGCCTCGTCGCCGAGGCGCAGGCAGGCAAGGCGCCGATCCAGCGGCTCGTCGACCGCGTCTCGAGCGTGTTCGTGCCCATCGTGATCGGCATCTCCCTCGCGACGCTCAGCGGCTGGCTCGTCTTCGACGGCAGCGTCTCCGCCGCGTTCACCGCCGCCGTCGCCGTCCTCATCATCGCGTGCCCCTGCGCTCTCGGGCTGGCGACCCCGACGGCGCTGATGGTCGGCACCGGCCGCGGCGCCCAGCTCGGCATCCTCATCAAGGGCCCGGAGGTGCTCGAGCAGACGCGGCGGATCACGACGATCGTGCTCGACAAGACCGGCACCGTCACCGAGGGGAAGATGTGGGTCGCCGACGTCGTCACCGCCGCCGGCACCGATCTGCGGGAGCTGCTCCACCTCGCCGGCTCGGCCGAGAACGCGAGCGAGCACCCGATCGCCCGCGCGATCGCCGAGCGCGCGCACACCGAGATCGGCCGGCTCGCAAGCGTCGAGAGCTTCACGAACCGGGCGGGGATGGGCATCGAGGCCGTGGTCGACGGACATGCGGTCGTCGTCGGACGTCCCGCCACGCTCGAGAGCGAATGGGGGCTTCGCTTCCCACCCGACCTGACCGCGGCGCGCGAGCAGGCGGAGGCCCGCGGCCAGACGGTCGTCGCAGCTTCCTGGGACGGTGCCGTTCGAGGCATCTTCGTCATCGCCGATCGGATCAAGCAGTCCTCCGCCGACGCCGTCGCGGAGCTGAGGCAACTCGGCCTCACCACGGTGCTCCTCACCGGCGACAACGCGCGCACCGCCGCGGTCGTCGCCGCCGAGGTCGGCGTCGAACGCGTGCGCGCCGACGTGCTCCCGTCCGACAAGAGCGCCGAGGTGGCGCGCCTGCAGCAGGCGGGAGAGGTCGTCGCGATGGTCGGCGACGGCGTCAACGACGCGCCCGCGCTCGCCCAGGCCGACCTCGGCCTTGCGATCGGCACCGGCACCGACGTCGCGATCGAGGCGAGCGACATCACGCTCGTCTCCGGCGACCTGCGCGCCGCCGTCGACGCCATCCGCCTCGCCCGCCGGACGCTGCGCACGATCAAGGGCAACCTGTTCTGGGCCTTCGCCTACAACGTCGCCGCGATCCCGCTCGCGGTCGCCGGCCTGCTCAACCCGATCGTCGCCGCGGCTGCGATGGCGTTCTCGAGCATCTTCGTCGTCACGAACTCGCTGCGGCTGCGCCGCTTCCACAGCGTCAGGGAGGGAACGTGA
- a CDS encoding sensor histidine kinase: MTSFARLGLRARLAIALVSVAVLTVGLATLLANRGLPPLVDDAARSRLQRSAAHVAGIAAAVYRDEGGWSPAARETVAHVAALDGLRIVVRIDGRRYGPDLTSAVTADAAVTVGGRRVGSVEVAQEGDGLLTPEEAHLQHALDRLHLAAGAAAAVAALLLAFVLAETLSRPLRRIRVAAQRIGQGDLSVRVEPVGDPEVRSVAQALNRLAETLEHEEEIRKQTVADLAHELRTPVNGLLARIEAAQDGVLTGHDNLEAMHEEALRLTRLLDDLSRLADAEQPGLLLEKQPLDLGEVVRSTGASFSPRFADAGVGFDVHVRPAWVDGNAGRLEQVVSNLLSNALRYTERGGSVTVAVGRTGNEAVLEVADTGIGIEPDDLRHVFTRFWRGDRSRSPATGGSGIGLAIVRELVRAHDGRIDVDSTVGKGSRFRVVLPAVERPTPAKHPAPELDRAGT, from the coding sequence ATGACGTCCTTCGCCCGCCTGGGTCTGCGGGCGCGACTCGCGATCGCCCTCGTCAGCGTCGCCGTGCTCACGGTCGGCCTCGCCACTCTGCTCGCCAACCGCGGCCTCCCTCCGCTCGTGGACGACGCCGCGCGGTCGCGCCTGCAGCGCTCCGCCGCGCACGTGGCCGGGATCGCCGCAGCCGTCTATCGAGACGAGGGCGGCTGGTCGCCCGCAGCCCGGGAGACGGTGGCGCACGTGGCAGCGCTGGACGGCCTGCGGATCGTCGTGCGCATAGACGGCAGGCGCTACGGGCCAGACCTCACGAGCGCCGTGACGGCGGACGCGGCCGTCACGGTCGGCGGCCGACGCGTGGGCAGCGTCGAGGTCGCACAGGAAGGCGACGGCCTGCTCACGCCCGAGGAGGCACACCTCCAGCACGCGCTCGACAGGCTCCATCTCGCCGCCGGCGCGGCGGCGGCCGTCGCCGCGCTGCTGCTCGCCTTCGTCCTCGCGGAGACGCTTTCGCGGCCGCTCCGCCGGATCCGGGTTGCCGCCCAGCGCATCGGACAGGGGGATCTGAGCGTGCGCGTCGAGCCGGTCGGCGACCCCGAGGTGCGCTCCGTCGCACAGGCCCTGAACCGGCTCGCGGAGACGCTCGAGCACGAGGAGGAGATCCGCAAGCAGACGGTCGCCGATCTCGCGCACGAGCTGCGTACCCCGGTCAACGGCCTCCTCGCTCGTATCGAGGCGGCGCAGGACGGGGTCCTCACAGGACACGACAACCTGGAGGCGATGCACGAGGAGGCGCTGCGCCTCACACGGCTGCTCGACGACCTGTCCCGCCTGGCCGACGCCGAGCAACCCGGTCTCCTGCTCGAGAAGCAGCCGCTCGACCTCGGCGAGGTCGTCAGGTCCACCGGCGCGTCCTTCTCCCCTCGCTTCGCCGACGCGGGCGTGGGATTCGATGTCCATGTCCGGCCGGCCTGGGTCGACGGCAACGCCGGCCGTCTCGAGCAAGTCGTGTCCAACCTGCTCTCGAACGCGCTTCGCTACACGGAGCGTGGCGGCTCGGTGACGGTCGCGGTCGGGCGCACCGGCAACGAGGCGGTCCTGGAAGTCGCGGACACCGGCATCGGCATCGAGCCGGACGACCTGCGCCACGTCTTCACGCGCTTCTGGCGCGGAGATCGCTCCCGTTCGCCCGCGACGGGCGGATCCGGCATCGGCCTTGCCATCGTCCGCGAGCTCGTGCGCGCCCACGACGGCCGCATCGACGTCGACAGCACGGTGGGCAAGGGCTCGCGGTTCCGCGTCGTGCTGCCCGCGGTCGAGCGGCCGACGCCGGCGAAGCACCCGGCGCCCGAGCTCGACCGCGCGGGCACGTAG
- a CDS encoding response regulator transcription factor has translation MNKKIVVIDDEQSVQDVVRAYLEKDGYLVYVAGNGGDGLALAERTTPALIVLDLMLPDVSGEEICRQIRQRSDVPILMLTAKASEDERVGGLQLGADDYLTKPFSPRELVARVRAVLRRSQDVETPLVEVLSFDGGALEVDTVQHEVRRDGAPVDLTPNEYKLLVTLARYPGRVYSRFELINHVQGYDFEGYERTIDAHVKNLRKKIEPDPRHPRYVETVFGAGYRLHKA, from the coding sequence GTGAACAAGAAGATCGTGGTCATCGACGACGAGCAGTCCGTGCAGGACGTCGTCAGGGCGTACCTCGAGAAGGACGGCTACCTCGTCTACGTGGCGGGGAACGGCGGCGACGGGCTCGCGCTCGCCGAGCGGACGACGCCCGCGCTGATCGTGCTCGACTTGATGCTCCCCGACGTGTCCGGCGAGGAGATCTGCCGGCAGATCAGGCAGCGATCGGACGTGCCGATCCTGATGCTGACCGCGAAGGCGAGCGAGGACGAGCGTGTCGGCGGCCTGCAGCTCGGCGCCGACGACTACCTGACGAAGCCGTTCAGCCCCCGCGAGCTCGTCGCTCGCGTGCGCGCGGTGCTGCGCCGCTCGCAGGACGTCGAGACGCCGCTCGTCGAGGTGCTCTCGTTCGACGGCGGAGCGCTCGAGGTCGACACCGTGCAGCACGAGGTGAGGCGGGACGGCGCGCCCGTCGACCTGACGCCGAACGAGTACAAGCTGCTCGTCACACTCGCCCGCTACCCCGGCCGCGTCTACTCGCGCTTCGAGCTGATCAACCATGTCCAGGGCTACGACTTCGAGGGGTACGAGCGCACGATCGACGCGCACGTGAAGAACCTGCGCAAGAAGATCGAGCCCGACCCGCGGCACCCACGCTACGTCGAGACGGTGTTCGGCGCCGGCTACCGGCTGCACAAGGCATGA
- a CDS encoding class I SAM-dependent methyltransferase, protein MNEKVITALPRPSRAYAPAPTPAWVERVDSWESVADSPAFVGFAKRILELAAPQPHDVAVDLGCGTGLLALPLAELTSRVSAVDYSKTMLARLADRAQAGRLENLDPVHADLRELPLEDESATVVVSNYAFHHLADEGKELALSEARRVLRPGGRLVVCDMMFALSLAPRDRAIITSKVVAIARKGPGGILRLARNAGRVAAGRWEHPSPPQRWREMLEGRSFTAVTVEPIEHEAGIACARRPLRRAS, encoded by the coding sequence GTGAACGAGAAGGTCATCACCGCCCTGCCGCGCCCGTCGCGCGCCTACGCGCCGGCGCCGACGCCCGCCTGGGTCGAGCGCGTCGACTCGTGGGAGTCGGTCGCCGACTCGCCCGCGTTCGTCGGGTTCGCGAAGCGGATTCTCGAGCTCGCCGCGCCGCAGCCGCACGACGTCGCCGTCGACCTCGGCTGCGGCACCGGGCTGCTCGCGCTTCCGCTCGCGGAGCTGACGTCGCGCGTGAGCGCCGTCGACTATTCGAAGACGATGCTCGCGCGACTCGCCGATCGGGCGCAAGCCGGTCGGCTGGAGAACCTCGACCCCGTGCATGCCGACCTCCGCGAGCTTCCGCTCGAGGACGAGTCGGCAACCGTGGTGGTGTCGAACTACGCCTTCCACCACCTCGCCGACGAGGGCAAGGAGCTCGCGCTCAGCGAGGCGCGACGGGTGCTTCGCCCCGGAGGACGGCTCGTCGTCTGCGACATGATGTTCGCCCTGTCGCTCGCCCCGCGCGATCGCGCGATCATCACCAGCAAGGTCGTCGCGATCGCCCGCAAGGGCCCGGGCGGCATCCTCCGTCTCGCCCGCAACGCCGGGCGCGTGGCGGCCGGGCGCTGGGAGCACCCGTCGCCGCCGCAGCGATGGCGGGAGATGCTCGAGGGACGGAGCTTCACGGCCGTCACCGTCGAGCCGATCGAGCACGAGGCGGGGATCGCGTGTGCCCGCCGCCCCCTCAGGCGGGCATCGTGA
- a CDS encoding C39 family peptidase: MKPAALIGALAIGVAAWLVSTSPGTTGATSVNASASGSKAPAGRARRVGPVPVVRQVFRNNCETAALSMILAAAGRPVDQRALQQAVAKSGPLDPIVASDGTWVWGDPDRGFVGRAAGGGTAGGFGVYQGPIRRLAAVHGVALADLSRRPVEDIYARVARGRPVMAWVGLSEGPYRRWSTPAGKTVGVNFGEHTVVLVGMRGTGLLVNDPLVGERVVWSRATFERRWSLLGRRALGL, encoded by the coding sequence GTGAAGCCCGCGGCCCTCATCGGCGCCCTCGCGATCGGCGTCGCCGCATGGCTCGTCTCCACCTCGCCCGGGACGACGGGCGCAACGAGCGTGAACGCGTCGGCGTCGGGGTCGAAGGCGCCCGCCGGCCGCGCGCGTCGCGTCGGGCCCGTGCCCGTCGTCCGCCAGGTGTTCAGGAACAACTGCGAGACGGCCGCTCTGTCGATGATCCTCGCGGCGGCGGGCCGGCCGGTCGACCAGCGCGCGCTGCAGCAGGCCGTGGCGAAGAGCGGCCCGCTCGACCCGATCGTCGCGTCGGACGGGACATGGGTCTGGGGCGACCCCGATCGAGGCTTCGTGGGGCGCGCGGCCGGCGGCGGCACGGCGGGCGGCTTCGGCGTCTACCAGGGCCCGATCCGGCGGCTGGCCGCGGTCCACGGCGTGGCGCTCGCCGACCTGAGCCGCAGGCCGGTCGAGGACATCTATGCGCGCGTGGCGCGAGGTCGGCCGGTGATGGCCTGGGTCGGCCTCTCGGAGGGTCCCTACCGCCGCTGGTCGACACCGGCCGGGAAGACGGTCGGCGTGAACTTCGGAGAGCACACGGTCGTGCTGGTCGGCATGCGCGGGACCGGCCTGCTCGTGAACGATCCTCTCGTCGGGGAGCGGGTCGTCTGGTCGCGTGCGACCTTCGAGAGGAGGTGGAGCCTGCTCGGCAGGCGCGCGCTGGGGCTGTAG
- a CDS encoding heavy-metal-associated domain-containing protein has protein sequence MSTTLTYTVPGMHCGHCKAAVTEEVSALEGVESIVVDLESKRVDVVGERLDDAAIRAAIEEAGYEAA, from the coding sequence ATGAGCACGACGCTCACGTACACCGTGCCCGGCATGCACTGCGGCCACTGCAAGGCCGCCGTCACTGAGGAGGTCTCGGCCCTCGAGGGGGTGGAGTCCATCGTCGTCGATCTCGAGTCGAAGCGCGTCGATGTTGTCGGCGAGCGTCTCGACGACGCCGCGATCCGCGCCGCGATCGAGGAGGCGGGGTACGAGGCGGCGTGA